A section of the Harmonia axyridis chromosome 2, icHarAxyr1.1, whole genome shotgun sequence genome encodes:
- the LOC123673239 gene encoding DNA replication factor Cdt1 has translation MAQPSVAAYFNTRKRVAIDELKINRARKVLIVDEGEGKLSAKAITENNGYQPTKVEPMETSEEASEIEKVVPNKIFKKVGKTQNTRKSAVRSSALKRRSSSTSVKGQQDIQNFVNLKPVQEENNSISPNEENSAIKHITPPASPMKVLNGMDNIQEKTKGAPLNSMKVKLGRSSRLAELKASLSRFGDLQNKLKQVEKVTSKISVKPPPSPKLQNFKAIELEVQLSPQKVQSPQKLYLSPKKDLTARKNLLNLLSPTKNSVALCESPSKKIEDATSKPALSLPFKYRYVAEMFRAIDTISQLLYNRKETITMSKLKPAVENMTKRSLSKRCVAQIKKIYPEAFKYHQEKLRVFGSGKREEKWELVITPLIGGCDHINSDILLSRRRVLFSILLDKVKDYHHEFLMSLEPPMVIPKNEIKRWHPEFDIERVPDIEEDTLPEPPEEMKMTSGKEVLDKAREMFGCNSRMEQALEKLKAKTKEKATETIPDNTPPPSILKGIPKSLLEKVRQRQAAKALISMTRSVDKEQELKLYSRLPELARLTKNLFVSEKKSVLKLDDVVEKLGNCYRISLTKTEMEDHIKLLVKELPEWLVLHQSISKIWFLKQLNRDAEVNLMRNKLEEIVKIKSNQLNS, from the exons ATGGCTCAGCCTTCAGTAGCAGCCTATTTTAATACGAGAAAACGTGTGGCGATTGATGAACTCAAAATTAATAGGGCTAGGAAAGTCTTAATAGTTGATGAAGGAGAAGGAAAGTTGTCTGCAAAAGCAATCACTGAAAATAATGGATATCAACCCACAAAAGTCGAACCAATGGAAACCTCAGAAGAAGCTAGTGAAATTGAGAAAGTAGTgccaaataaaatatttaaaaaagttGGAAAAACTCAAAATACTAGGAAAAGTGCAGTTCGTTCCAGTGCATTGAAACGGAGATCTAGTTCTACTAGTGTTAAAGGACAACAAGATatacaaaattttgtgaatttgaaaCCTGTCcaagaagaaaataattctatttcACCCAATGAAGAGAATTCAGCTATTAAGCATATAACTCCTCCGGCTTCTCCTATGAAAGTTCTTAATGGAATGGATAATATACAAGAGAAAACAAAAGGTGCTCCCTTAAATTCAATGAAAGTGAAGTTAGGTAGAAGTTCTAGATTAGCTGAATTGAAAGCTTCTTTATCAAGATTTGGCGATTTACAAAATAAGTTGAAACAAGTAGAGAAAGTGACTTCAAAGATCTCTGTCAAACCTCCACCAAGTCCCAAACTCCAGAATTTCAAGGCCATTGAATTAGAAGTTCAATTGAG cccCCAGAAAGTTCAATCCCCACAAAAACTATATCTTAGTCCAAAGAAGGATCTTACAGCTAGAAAAAATCTTCTAAATTTATTAAGTCCTACTAAAAATTCTGTAGCTCTTTGTGAAAGtccttcaaaaaaaattgaagatgcaACTTCCAAACCTGCATTGTCATTACCATTCAAGTATCGTTATGTTGCTGAAATGTTTAGAGCCATTGATACTATTAGTCAACTTCTATATAACAGAAAAGAAACTATAACAATGTCTAAACTGAAACCTGCTGTTGAAAATATGACCAAGAGGAGTCTTTCCAAACGTTGTGTAgcccaaataaagaaaatttatcCTGAAGCATTCAAATATCACCAGGAAAAATTGAGAGTATTTGGAAGTGGCAAAAGAGAAGAAAAATGGGAATTAGTGATAACACCCCTAATTGGAGGCTGTGACCATATTAATTCTGACATTTTATTGTCCAGACGAAGAGTATTATTCAGCATTTTACTTGATAAAGTCAAAGATTATCACCATGAATTCCTTATGTCTCTAGAACCACCTATGGTAATTCCGAAAAATGAGATTAAGAGATGGCATCCTgaatttgatattgaaagagTTCCTGATATTGAAGAAGACACTTTACCAGAGCCTCCAGAGGAAATGAAGATGACATCTGGCAAAGAGGTTTTAGATAAAGCTAGGGAGATGTTTGGTTGTAACTCCCGAATGGAACAAGCTCTTGAGAAATTGAAAGCTAAGACGAAAGAGAAGGCTACAGAAACAATTCCAGACAATACTCCTCCACCTTCAATTTTAAAAGGCATTCCTAAGTCCTTATTAGAAAAAGTACGACAAAGGCAAGCAGCAAAGGCATTGATATCTATGACAAGATCTGTGGATAAGGAGCAAGAACTTAAACTCTATTCAAGACTGCCAGAACTTGCAAGACTGACCAAAAATCTATTTGTTTCTGAAAAGAAAAGTGTTTTGAAGTTGGATGATGTTGTAGAAAAGCTAGGTAATTGCTATAGAATAAGTTTAACAAAAACAGAAATGGAGGATCACATTAAATTGTTGGTTAAAGAATTGCCTGAATGGTTAGTGCTACATCAGTCTATCAGCAAAATATGGTTCTTGAAGCAATTGAATAGAGATGCTGAGGTGAATCTTATGAGGAATAAGTTGGAAGAAATTGTTAAGATAAAGAGTAATCAGTTGAATTCTTAG
- the LOC123673242 gene encoding cleft lip and palate transmembrane protein 1-like protein, with protein MKPSITTIVSILFLLFIAHSVWNLMTIFQVPSCGQSDICYKSYLNSKPNLDLFVFISDNSRSGEFTEVLHVEKFNYHEKFEKKISILLSDFVKKNGSITVHTVLVPSKNKYRNKNLNSLINSLDSTYVKSKLTKYSVPVSSTFNLLSDETVIKKSIKPVTHIRSKFALVMCPIELNIPQNNIPIEIIKQMRLKSSHQFLPILQRDIMQMRLQDLVEIHSGMNKTKINFIYTPISYGKLRFILQIDSSLRQFLNLGFSEKDLDEVKNIFADTNLYLLCTTVFIGGVHLLLDFLSFRNEVSFWKNQRSMAGLSSRAVLWRAFSQTVIFLYLLNEKTSLLVLIPSGIATVIEFWKVSKALKTTISWRYGLKFDNNNTETSEEKKTREYDEECMKYLSYVLYPLCIGAAVYSLIYQPHKSWYSWTLNSLVNGVYAFGFLFMLPQLFINYRLKSVAALPWRAFTYRAFNTFIDDIFAFIITMPTAHRLACFRDDIVFLVYLYQRWLYPVDKSRKDDMALGEHEDDDCKKKLQ; from the exons ATGAAACCCTCAATTACTACAATAGTTTCAATTCTGTTTTTACTTTTCATAGCACATTCTGTATGGAACTTGATGACCATATTTCAGGTCCCTTCTTGTGGCCAATCAGATATTTGCTACAAATCCTACTTGAATTCAAAACCCAACTTGGATTTATTTGTATTTATATCTGATAACTCAAGAAGTGGAGAATTCACTGAAGTACTGCATGTTGAGAAATTTAATTATCATGAAAAATTTGAGAA aaaaatatccATATTACTATcagattttgtgaaaaaaaatggaagtaTTACCGTTCATACAGTGTTGGTACCTTCCAAAAATAAGTACAGAAATAAGAATCTGAATAGCCTAATAAACTCACTAGATTCTACCTATGTTAAAAGTAAACTGACAAAGTATTCTGTTCCTGTAAGTTCTACGTTCAACTTACTGAGTGATGAAACTGtgataaaaaaatctattaAACCTGTTACTCATATAAGATCGAAATTTGCTCTCGTCATGTGTCCTATTGAACTTAACATTCCTCAAAATAATATTCCTATAGAAATAATTAAACAAATGAGATTGAAATCAAGCCACCAGTTCTTACCAATACTTCAAAGAGATATTATGCAAATGAGATTGCAGGACTTAGTTGAAATCCATTCAGGAATGAACAaaactaaaattaattttatatatacTCCAATCTCTTATGGAAAATTGagatttattcttcaaattgatTCTTCTTTACGACAATTCCTGAATTTAGGATTCAGTGAAAAAGATTTAGATGAGGTAAAGAATATTTTTGCGGATACTAATCTGTATCTTTTGTGCACAACTGTGTTCATAGGAGGAGTTCAT TTGCTTTTGGACTTCTTATCTTTTAGGAATGAGGTAAGTTTTTGGAAGAATCAGAGAAGTATGGCGGGGTTGTCTTCAAGAGCAGTCCTTTGGAGAGCCTTTTCACAAACTGTTATATTTCTATaccttttaaatgaaaaaacttcatTATTAGTTTTGATTCCTAGTGGTATAGCTACTGTTATTGAA TTCTGGAAAGTATCTAAAGCTCTCAAAACAACTATATCTTGGAGATATGGTTTAAAATTTGACAATAACAATACAGAAacttctgaagaaaaaaaaaccaggGAATATGATGAGGAATGTATGAAATATCTAAGTTATGTATTATATCCTTTGTGTATCGGAGCAGCAGTTTATTCTCTCATCTATCAACCTCATAAAAG TTGGTATTCCTGGACCCTCAATAGTTTAGTTAATGGAGTTTATGCTTTTGGGTTCCTCTTCATGTTACCTCAgctatttataaattatagaCTGAAATCAGTGGCTGCTCTTCCATGGAGAGCTTTTACTTATAGGGCATTCAACACTTTCATTGATGATATATTTGCATTCATCATAACTATGCCTACAGCTCATAGATTAGCCTGTTTTAGAGACGATATAGTATTTCTAGTTTATCTCTACCAAAGATG GTTATATCCTGTAGACAAAAGTAGAAAAGATGATATGGCTCTTGGTGAACATGAGGATGATGATTGCAAGAAAAAATTGCAATAG